A genome region from Pseudomonas pergaminensis includes the following:
- a CDS encoding J domain-containing protein encodes MTCWNVLGLPPDADSRTIKRTYAALLKQTRPDEDPEGFQRLREAYEAALEWHQGLQEADEVVIETRGNTLGEQYQAAMANGSALHFEIHLLLRDIENDLSPDETRWAFATFNWLTAWQRLELPGELIEKLERKHRAALQQPLRQALEQKDEAAFLAAYAARTECPWVNNHPHAEWFNQWLARLLVHSHYWSSAVFEAVCTGQNWHGGADHECPAGDWAVLLRRQQAPAFIARQRVMASEPPFSPQQRAARLLLAPMSLGQRRAFAQRLDEHDWKACQTLSADIYAEHVAEAEAMPGGTVYFWQGWDTAMDTWPWIVALFLSCLVGVLVNADPLVGQVVPTLGYGILWAVGAVIGAGLAWQVWRPLAHQYRVLDEQLSARLPRALSPTHLPLLPIRDLVPGLILAAALGYAFGLFASLTLVVALAAIGVAKRPFMDHHTPWTTRHPRWSALGMVLFFVCGVGLYVGLVLLDNQHLVTRNQGLQQWTERLCSRMPRSAPECQAPATHAQWYGQEAKQ; translated from the coding sequence ATGACTTGCTGGAATGTCCTTGGCCTGCCGCCGGATGCCGATAGCCGCACGATCAAGCGCACCTACGCCGCGCTGCTGAAGCAAACCCGGCCGGATGAAGACCCCGAAGGGTTTCAACGCCTGCGCGAAGCCTATGAGGCCGCGCTGGAGTGGCACCAGGGGTTGCAGGAAGCCGACGAGGTGGTCATTGAAACCCGGGGCAACACCCTGGGCGAGCAGTATCAGGCGGCAATGGCCAATGGCAGCGCCCTGCACTTTGAAATCCACCTGTTGTTGCGCGATATCGAGAACGATCTCAGCCCCGACGAAACCCGCTGGGCGTTTGCAACCTTCAACTGGCTGACGGCCTGGCAGCGCCTGGAACTGCCCGGCGAGTTGATCGAAAAGCTTGAGCGCAAACACCGCGCGGCATTGCAGCAACCCTTGCGCCAGGCCCTGGAGCAAAAAGACGAAGCCGCCTTCCTGGCCGCCTACGCGGCACGCACGGAGTGCCCCTGGGTGAACAATCACCCGCATGCCGAGTGGTTCAACCAATGGTTGGCGCGGCTGCTGGTGCACAGTCATTACTGGTCGAGCGCCGTCTTCGAGGCGGTGTGTACCGGCCAGAACTGGCACGGCGGTGCAGATCATGAATGCCCTGCCGGCGACTGGGCGGTGCTGTTGCGGCGCCAACAAGCACCGGCCTTCATCGCGCGCCAGCGTGTCATGGCCAGCGAGCCGCCCTTCAGCCCACAACAACGGGCCGCGCGGTTGCTGCTGGCACCCATGAGCCTGGGCCAGCGCCGCGCATTCGCCCAGCGCCTGGACGAGCACGACTGGAAAGCCTGCCAGACGCTCAGTGCCGATATCTACGCCGAGCACGTGGCCGAAGCCGAAGCCATGCCCGGCGGTACCGTGTATTTCTGGCAAGGCTGGGACACGGCCATGGACACCTGGCCGTGGATCGTCGCACTGTTCCTGAGTTGCCTGGTGGGCGTGCTGGTAAACGCCGACCCTCTGGTTGGCCAAGTAGTGCCGACCCTGGGCTACGGCATCCTTTGGGCAGTCGGCGCGGTGATCGGCGCCGGGTTGGCCTGGCAGGTCTGGCGGCCCCTGGCCCACCAGTATCGGGTGCTGGATGAGCAGCTCAGTGCCCGCCTGCCACGCGCGCTCAGCCCGACTCACTTACCGTTGCTGCCGATACGCGACCTGGTGCCTGGGCTGATCCTCGCCGCCGCGCTGGGTTATGCGTTCGGGCTCTTTGCCAGCCTGACTCTGGTGGTGGCCTTGGCCGCCATCGGCGTGGCCAAGCGACCGTTCATGGATCATCACACTCCGTGGACCACCCGCCATCCCCGCTGGAGCGCGCTGGGCATGGTGCTGTTCTTCGTCTGCGGGGTTGGGCTGTACGTCGGCTTGGTGCTGCTCGACAACCAGCACCTCGTCACCCGTAACCAGGGCCTGCAACAGTGGACCGAACGCTTGTGCAGCCGCATGCCACGCTCGGCGCCGGAATGCCAGGCCCCTGCGACCCACGCGCAGTGGTATGGCCAGGAGGCCAAGCAATGA
- a CDS encoding DUF3829 domain-containing protein, producing MNPKLLLPIGLVLGLGLLGVAGATKPLQRVQLWLDQRDSPYTATASALAPIIDCVNRIDRNTRLAYYRMQSPQPETPNQDKFGDRDEPEPRHIQAAVCSQLYTLKLQRQQPGSHLLELATTYADKLNSFTSLADMVEPVQTNGMPPNVRQMVAQAMNNSLKGQLDQRGEDYLKASAALRNLLEEEDIRVRPAQLALLESRFGRDLHWHLLNHMIAARQAVNQIDKGVRDASLTPQQLLSLIDTLQQASDASQAFLVKMPRDKREEEAIHLWYATRASADDYLKALRTLHQDWLDHATPQRLSDDYSLVTRRYDILLSFYNRPARNVY from the coding sequence ATGAATCCGAAATTGTTGTTACCCATCGGCCTGGTGCTGGGCCTGGGATTGCTCGGGGTTGCCGGCGCCACCAAGCCGCTGCAACGCGTGCAGTTGTGGCTGGACCAGCGCGACAGTCCCTACACCGCCACGGCCAGTGCGCTGGCACCGATTATTGACTGCGTGAACCGTATCGACCGGAATACGCGCCTGGCCTACTACCGCATGCAATCGCCACAGCCTGAAACGCCCAACCAGGATAAGTTCGGCGACCGTGACGAACCTGAACCGAGGCATATCCAGGCGGCCGTCTGCTCGCAGCTGTACACGCTCAAACTGCAGCGCCAGCAGCCCGGCAGCCATTTGCTTGAGCTCGCCACGACCTATGCCGACAAGCTGAATTCATTCACATCCCTGGCGGACATGGTCGAGCCAGTACAGACCAATGGCATGCCGCCGAACGTGCGGCAAATGGTAGCGCAAGCCATGAACAATAGCCTGAAAGGGCAATTGGACCAGCGGGGCGAAGACTACCTGAAGGCATCCGCCGCGTTGCGCAACCTCTTGGAAGAGGAAGACATCCGTGTGCGCCCCGCCCAACTGGCACTGCTGGAATCACGGTTTGGCCGGGACCTGCATTGGCACCTGCTCAACCATATGATCGCGGCCCGCCAGGCAGTGAACCAGATCGACAAGGGCGTGCGCGACGCCAGCCTGACGCCGCAACAACTGCTCAGCCTGATCGATACGCTGCAACAGGCCAGCGACGCCAGCCAGGCCTTCCTGGTAAAAATGCCGCGCGACAAGCGCGAGGAAGAGGCCATCCACCTCTGGTACGCCACCCGCGCCTCCGCCGACGACTACCTCAAGGCATTGCGCACCCTGCACCAGGACTGGCTGGACCACGCCACGCCGCAGCGACTGAGTGACGATTACTCCCTTGTCACCCGTCGCTACGACATCCTGCTCAGCTTCTACAACCGGCCGGCGAGGAACGTGTATTAG
- a CDS encoding DUF3313 domain-containing protein: protein MKRRLMISTLCVASIAMTGCASKVTQPDEYSGFLSDYSQLREAKSPSGAEVMRWVDPKLDLSRYTAVYIEPTQFYPKPQATTKIPDSTLNGINTYYNQALKRELEKSLPLANGPGPGVIVVRAAITAVSSKTEGLKPYEFVPVALVAAAVSTGTGIRDQETTLGTEAQFLDGSSGKVIAQVVRKGTGKPLANDSQVMKADDVKGVIDGWASDLHQSFLKLKKH from the coding sequence ATGAAACGAAGGCTAATGATCAGTACGCTGTGCGTGGCGTCGATCGCCATGACCGGTTGTGCCAGCAAGGTCACACAACCGGATGAGTACTCCGGCTTTCTCTCGGACTACAGCCAGCTCAGGGAAGCCAAGTCCCCCTCGGGTGCCGAGGTGATGCGCTGGGTCGATCCCAAGCTGGACCTGAGCCGCTACACGGCGGTGTACATCGAGCCGACCCAGTTCTACCCCAAGCCCCAGGCCACCACGAAAATCCCCGACAGTACCCTCAACGGCATCAACACTTACTACAACCAGGCGCTCAAGCGGGAACTGGAAAAATCCCTGCCCCTGGCCAACGGCCCTGGCCCCGGCGTGATCGTGGTGCGTGCGGCGATCACCGCCGTGAGCAGCAAGACCGAAGGCCTCAAGCCCTATGAATTCGTCCCGGTGGCGCTGGTCGCGGCGGCGGTGAGCACTGGCACCGGCATCCGGGATCAGGAAACCACCCTGGGCACCGAGGCGCAGTTTCTCGACGGTTCAAGTGGCAAGGTGATTGCCCAGGTGGTGCGCAAAGGCACCGGCAAGCCACTGGCCAATGACTCGCAGGTGATGAAGGCCGACGACGTGAAAGGCGTGATCGATGGCTGGGCGTCGGACCTGCATCAGTCGTTCCTGAAGCTGAAAAAGCACTAG
- the ccoN gene encoding cytochrome-c oxidase, cbb3-type subunit I, with protein sequence MSTATTGQAYNYKVVRQFVIATIVWGVVGMAMGVWIASQLVWPEMNLDLPWTTFGRLRPLHTSLVIFGFAGSAQFAASYYAVQRTCQVRLFSDRLAAFTFWGWQSVILIMLISLPLGYTTTKEYAEIEFSGAVWMAVVWVAYAIVFFTTVVRRKTRHIYVGNWFFGAFILVIAMLHVVNHLAIPVDWFKSYPVYSGATDAMVQWWYGHNAVGFFLTTGFLGMMYYFVPKQVGRPVYSYRLSIVHFWALITLYIWAGPHHLHYTALPDWAQSLGMAMSLILLAPSWGGMINGMMTLSGAWHKLRTDPILRFLVLSLAFYGMSTFEGPMMAIKTVNALSHYTDWTIGHVHAGALGWVAMITFGSLYHMIPKVFGREQMHSVPLINLHFWLATIGTVLYIASMWVNGITQGLMWRAVNDDGTLTYSFVEALQASHPGFVVRFAGGVFFLTGMLLMTYNTWRTVRVADLNMAQLDARIA encoded by the coding sequence ATGAGCACCGCAACAACCGGGCAGGCCTACAACTACAAGGTCGTGCGCCAATTCGTGATCGCTACCATTGTCTGGGGCGTGGTGGGCATGGCCATGGGCGTGTGGATCGCCTCGCAACTGGTCTGGCCCGAGATGAACCTGGACCTGCCCTGGACCACCTTTGGCCGCCTGCGGCCCTTGCACACCAGCCTGGTGATCTTCGGTTTTGCCGGCAGCGCACAGTTTGCCGCCAGCTATTACGCGGTACAGCGCACTTGCCAGGTGCGGTTGTTTTCCGACCGCCTGGCTGCATTTACCTTCTGGGGCTGGCAGTCAGTCATCCTGATCATGTTGATCAGCTTGCCGCTGGGCTACACCACCACCAAGGAGTACGCCGAGATCGAGTTCTCCGGCGCCGTGTGGATGGCGGTAGTGTGGGTGGCGTATGCCATCGTGTTTTTCACCACCGTGGTGCGGCGCAAGACCCGGCATATCTACGTGGGCAACTGGTTTTTCGGCGCGTTCATTCTGGTGATCGCCATGCTGCATGTGGTCAATCACCTGGCGATTCCGGTGGACTGGTTCAAGTCCTACCCGGTGTATTCCGGCGCGACAGATGCCATGGTGCAGTGGTGGTACGGGCATAACGCGGTAGGGTTTTTCCTGACCACAGGCTTTTTGGGGATGATGTACTACTTCGTGCCCAAACAAGTCGGACGCCCGGTGTACTCCTATCGCCTGTCCATCGTGCACTTCTGGGCGCTGATCACCCTGTACATCTGGGCTGGGCCGCACCATTTGCACTACACCGCGCTGCCGGACTGGGCGCAGTCCCTGGGCATGGCGATGTCGCTGATCCTGCTGGCGCCCAGCTGGGGCGGGATGATCAACGGCATGATGACCTTGTCCGGCGCCTGGCATAAATTGCGCACTGACCCGATCCTGCGTTTCCTGGTGTTGTCGCTGGCGTTCTACGGCATGTCGACGTTCGAGGGCCCGATGATGGCAATCAAGACGGTCAATGCCCTCTCCCACTACACCGACTGGACCATCGGCCACGTCCACGCCGGCGCACTGGGCTGGGTGGCGATGATCACTTTTGGTTCGCTGTACCACATGATCCCCAAAGTATTCGGCCGCGAGCAAATGCACAGCGTGCCGCTGATCAACCTGCACTTCTGGCTGGCGACCATCGGCACGGTGCTGTACATCGCCTCGATGTGGGTCAACGGCATTACCCAGGGCCTGATGTGGCGGGCAGTCAACGATGACGGCACCCTCACCTACTCGTTTGTCGAGGCCTTGCAGGCCAGCCACCCCGGGTTTGTAGTGCGCTTTGCCGGGGGTGTGTTCTTTCTCACCGGGATGCTGCTGATGACCTACAACACTTGGCGTACGGTGCGGGTCGCAGACCTGAACATGGCCCAGCTTGACGCCAGGATCGCCTGA
- a CDS encoding CcoQ/FixQ family Cbb3-type cytochrome c oxidase assembly chaperone, translating to MWSLLMVVCLYGAVEYCLHGQCDKSLEDASLIPFADDPEVARRVELATGKQVNAVAPQAPRPGWVNQDM from the coding sequence ATGTGGAGCCTGCTGATGGTGGTGTGCCTGTATGGCGCAGTGGAGTACTGCCTGCATGGCCAGTGCGACAAGAGCCTGGAGGATGCCAGCCTGATCCCCTTTGCCGATGACCCGGAAGTGGCGCGGCGCGTGGAGTTGGCGACTGGCAAGCAGGTCAACGCGGTGGCGCCGCAAGCGCCGAGGCCAGGCTGGGTCAACCAGGACATGTGA
- a CDS encoding aspartate/glutamate racemase family protein, which yields MRTIGLIGGMSWESSAEYYRIINQRVRDQLGSLRSAQLLMYSVDFGPVEQAQHAGRWDDTALILEDAARRLQAGGAECVVLCTNTMHLVAPRIEAAVSIPFLHIADAAGAAAVEAGTLTVGLLGTAFTMEQDFLKSRLAAQGLTVLVPEVDERQAVHRIIYEELCVGVISDASRKVYQGVIESLAARGAQAIILGCTEISLLIKPEHSDLPLLDTTELHAQAAVAFALQD from the coding sequence ATGCGCACCATCGGCCTTATCGGCGGCATGAGCTGGGAATCCAGCGCCGAGTACTACCGCATCATCAACCAGCGCGTGCGCGACCAGCTTGGGTCGCTGCGCTCGGCGCAACTGTTGATGTACAGCGTGGATTTTGGCCCAGTGGAGCAGGCCCAGCATGCCGGTCGCTGGGACGACACCGCGCTGATCCTCGAAGATGCCGCGCGCCGCCTGCAGGCGGGGGGCGCCGAGTGCGTGGTGCTGTGTACCAACACCATGCACCTTGTGGCGCCGCGTATAGAAGCGGCGGTGTCGATTCCGTTCCTGCACATCGCGGATGCAGCCGGTGCGGCGGCCGTGGAAGCCGGCACGCTCACGGTTGGCCTGCTCGGCACCGCGTTCACGATGGAGCAGGATTTCCTCAAATCGCGCCTGGCCGCCCAGGGCCTGACCGTGCTGGTGCCCGAGGTGGACGAACGCCAGGCCGTGCACCGGATCATCTATGAGGAATTGTGTGTCGGCGTGATCAGCGATGCGTCACGCAAGGTGTACCAAGGGGTGATCGAATCCCTGGCCGCACGCGGGGCCCAGGCGATCATCCTGGGTTGCACGGAAATCAGCCTGCTGATCAAGCCCGAACACAGCGACCTGCCGCTGCTGGACACCACCGAGCTGCATGCGCAGGCTGCGGTGGCGTTTGCCTTGCAGGACTAA
- a CDS encoding GNAT family N-acetyltransferase produces the protein MHAPEPAIVIQRFTEAHLEGVAALYNEPAVCRQVLQMPFQSVEAWRNRLVQDNERRLQLVAVHGGEVIGQLGLEQYLRVRQAHVGSFGMGVATAWQGKGVGSRLLSAALDVADNWMNLRRVELTVYADNEAAQALYRKFGFEVEGVLRDYALRDGRFVDTVSMARLRKSA, from the coding sequence ATGCACGCACCTGAACCCGCTATCGTGATCCAGCGCTTTACCGAGGCCCACCTTGAAGGGGTCGCGGCGCTCTATAACGAACCGGCCGTGTGCCGTCAGGTGCTGCAAATGCCTTTCCAGTCGGTGGAGGCGTGGCGTAACAGGCTGGTCCAGGACAACGAACGGCGGCTACAGCTGGTGGCTGTGCACGGTGGTGAGGTGATCGGCCAGCTGGGCCTGGAACAGTACCTGCGTGTGCGTCAGGCCCACGTCGGTTCGTTCGGTATGGGCGTGGCGACCGCGTGGCAGGGCAAGGGCGTCGGCTCGCGGCTGTTGTCGGCCGCGCTGGACGTGGCCGACAACTGGATGAACCTGCGCCGCGTAGAACTCACGGTATACGCCGACAACGAGGCAGCGCAGGCGCTGTACCGTAAATTCGGCTTCGAGGTCGAAGGCGTATTGCGCGATTACGCCCTGCGCGACGGCCGGTTTGTCGACACCGTGAGCATGGCCCGCCTGCGCAAGTCCGCTTAG
- a CDS encoding DUF1176 domain-containing protein, whose protein sequence is MLRPAFLALLLTSAAAPTFAQTPAETVPLLREIKQWVVGCDNLRNCHALSAPSGVDEEDYSSLTLHLWHQAGPEGYLRLRFDHRGQDVDLSTLLLDGKPLGLELTRDLHVELDDQGGDPEVQSYGVIEDAAARRWLQRLRNGQRLQLPGDEQAHVSLSGLSASLLLMDAVQGRVDNVTALARTGKGAASDVPPRMSTPVLRKFVAPPALTTQEQASLMAAALQAVRPVEGEPEATAGALTAQQAITVVRYDCAAYNCEYDVNSRKRQAPYDETSLAIQPLPLDGAALQGSVWYDEATGTLSYFYKLRGIGDCGGTGSWVFDGERLRLSEFRMMPRCTGVASGDWPALWSTHTAP, encoded by the coding sequence ATGCTTCGCCCTGCATTCCTGGCCCTGTTACTCACCAGCGCCGCTGCCCCAACCTTCGCCCAAACGCCCGCTGAAACCGTGCCGCTGCTGCGCGAGATCAAGCAGTGGGTGGTCGGTTGCGACAACCTGCGCAATTGTCATGCGCTCAGCGCACCCAGTGGCGTGGATGAAGAGGACTACAGCTCGCTGACATTGCACCTCTGGCATCAGGCTGGGCCAGAGGGCTATTTGCGTCTGCGCTTTGATCATCGAGGTCAGGACGTCGACCTTTCCACCTTGCTGCTGGACGGTAAGCCCCTTGGTCTGGAATTGACCCGGGATCTGCACGTCGAGCTGGACGACCAGGGCGGTGATCCCGAGGTGCAGTCTTACGGTGTGATCGAGGACGCTGCGGCGCGTCGCTGGTTGCAGCGTCTGCGCAACGGGCAGCGTTTGCAGTTGCCGGGTGATGAGCAGGCGCACGTGTCGCTGAGCGGGCTGAGTGCTTCGCTGCTGTTGATGGACGCGGTACAGGGGCGGGTGGATAACGTGACGGCCCTGGCCCGAACAGGCAAGGGCGCGGCCAGTGACGTGCCGCCGCGTATGTCGACGCCGGTACTGCGCAAGTTTGTTGCACCCCCCGCCCTGACCACCCAAGAGCAGGCGAGCCTGATGGCCGCTGCGTTGCAGGCGGTTAGGCCGGTGGAGGGAGAACCCGAGGCAACGGCTGGGGCGCTGACGGCGCAACAGGCAATAACGGTGGTGCGTTATGACTGTGCAGCCTACAACTGTGAGTACGACGTCAACAGCCGTAAACGGCAGGCGCCCTACGACGAAACCAGCCTTGCCATACAGCCGCTGCCCTTGGATGGCGCCGCGCTGCAGGGCTCAGTGTGGTATGACGAAGCCACCGGCACCCTGAGCTATTTCTATAAGCTGCGTGGGATCGGTGACTGCGGCGGCACAGGGTCCTGGGTATTTGACGGCGAGCGCTTGCGGCTCAGCGAGTTCCGCATGATGCCGCGCTGCACCGGAGTAGCTTCGGGTGATTGGCCGGCGCTGTGGTCGACCCATACAGCCCCCTAG
- a CDS encoding glycerate kinase → MKIIIAPDSFKDSLSAEGVAQAIAAGLAQVWPDAQLIQCPMADGGEGTVESVLAACNGQLRHQTVRGPLGAAVEAHWGWLADSHTAIIEMAEASGLQLVPPGQRDACKTSTYGTGELIRAALDAGAERIILAIGGSATNDGGAGAMQALGVQLFDAEGQPLPPGGLALARLADINLDQLDPRLSQVRFDIAADVNNPLCGPHGASPIFGPQKGASPEQVQQLDAALGHFADHCANVLPKDVRDEPGSGAAGGLGFAAKAFLGAQFRAGVDVVAELVGLDEAVRGADLVITGEGRFDAQTLRGKTPFGVARIAQQHQVPVIVIAGTLGEGYEQMYAHAVDAAFALPSGPMSLEQACSEAPRLLSERAADIARLWRIASKR, encoded by the coding sequence ATGAAAATCATCATCGCCCCCGACTCGTTCAAGGACAGCCTGAGCGCCGAAGGCGTCGCCCAGGCCATTGCCGCCGGGCTGGCCCAGGTCTGGCCGGATGCACAATTGATCCAGTGCCCGATGGCGGATGGCGGTGAAGGTACGGTGGAGTCGGTGCTTGCGGCGTGCAATGGCCAGTTGCGTCACCAGACGGTGCGCGGCCCGCTCGGTGCAGCGGTCGAAGCGCATTGGGGCTGGTTGGCCGACAGCCACACCGCAATCATCGAAATGGCTGAGGCGAGCGGCCTGCAGTTGGTACCGCCAGGGCAGCGCGATGCGTGCAAGACCAGCACCTATGGCACCGGCGAACTGATCCGCGCGGCTCTGGATGCTGGCGCTGAACGCATCATCCTGGCGATTGGCGGCAGTGCCACCAACGATGGCGGCGCAGGCGCGATGCAAGCGCTCGGCGTACAGCTGTTCGACGCCGAAGGCCAGCCGCTGCCACCTGGCGGCCTGGCCCTGGCGCGCCTGGCCGATATCAACCTTGATCAACTCGACCCACGCCTGAGCCAGGTGCGCTTCGACATCGCCGCGGACGTCAACAACCCGCTGTGCGGCCCCCACGGTGCCTCGCCGATTTTCGGCCCGCAAAAAGGCGCGAGTCCCGAGCAAGTCCAGCAACTGGACGCCGCCCTCGGCCACTTCGCCGATCACTGCGCTAACGTCTTGCCCAAAGATGTACGCGACGAACCCGGCAGCGGCGCCGCCGGCGGCCTGGGCTTCGCCGCCAAGGCTTTCCTGGGCGCGCAGTTCCGTGCCGGCGTTGACGTGGTAGCCGAACTGGTCGGCCTGGACGAAGCCGTCCGTGGCGCCGACCTGGTAATCACCGGCGAAGGCCGCTTCGACGCCCAGACCCTGCGCGGCAAAACCCCGTTCGGCGTGGCGCGTATCGCCCAGCAACACCAGGTGCCCGTCATTGTGATTGCCGGCACATTGGGCGAGGGTTACGAGCAGATGTACGCCCATGCTGTAGACGCGGCTTTCGCGTTGCCATCCGGGCCGATGAGCCTGGAGCAAGCGTGCAGCGAAGCACCGCGTTTGCTCAGCGAACGCGCAGCCGATATTGCGCGGCTGTGGCGCATCGCCAGTAAGCGCTGA
- a CDS encoding sugar diacid recognition domain-containing protein: MFELDHDLAQNIVDRTMAILPYNVNVMDSQGLILGSGEPERINTRHEGAQLVLANGRVVEIDGQTAKHLKGVQPGINLPLLHDGRLIGVLGITGEPEGLRTYAELVRMTAEMLVSHRHQQAEQQWRRQRCDDLLALLLAETGDSPRLVDEAQQLGLKPQMARTPYLFELGAGQSAEALSAWLTSRYPDSWCVSSAQYSLLWCRPAAVQVDNPRLLEKLEGHGWNILRVAVGGQADGLAGLRRCYRRVGDLLAYGRDVLPQSRLLTLNRYRLPVMLWRHRNDDALDELLNPLRKVLAKDGNGQLLATLRSWCDHDGQSQACADALGIHRNSLRYRMERIAELSGVDPLTLDGMLALYLGVQLLPQSLSE; the protein is encoded by the coding sequence ATGTTCGAGCTGGATCATGACTTGGCGCAGAATATCGTCGATCGCACCATGGCGATCCTGCCCTACAACGTCAACGTCATGGACAGCCAGGGCCTGATACTCGGCAGCGGCGAGCCTGAGCGTATCAACACCCGCCATGAAGGCGCGCAACTGGTGCTCGCCAATGGCCGCGTAGTGGAAATCGATGGCCAGACCGCCAAGCACCTCAAGGGCGTGCAGCCAGGCATCAACCTGCCATTGCTGCATGACGGCCGCCTGATCGGCGTGCTTGGCATTACCGGCGAGCCGGAAGGCCTGCGCACCTACGCCGAACTCGTGCGCATGACCGCCGAAATGCTGGTGAGTCACCGCCACCAACAGGCCGAGCAGCAATGGCGACGCCAGCGCTGTGATGACCTGCTGGCCCTGCTGCTGGCCGAAACCGGCGATTCGCCGCGCCTGGTGGACGAGGCTCAGCAACTGGGGCTAAAGCCGCAGATGGCGCGTACGCCGTACCTGTTCGAACTGGGCGCGGGGCAATCGGCGGAAGCCTTGAGCGCTTGGCTGACCTCGCGTTATCCGGACAGCTGGTGCGTCAGCTCGGCGCAATATTCCTTGCTGTGGTGCCGGCCGGCGGCGGTGCAGGTCGACAACCCACGGCTGCTGGAAAAACTGGAAGGCCACGGTTGGAATATCCTGCGCGTTGCCGTCGGTGGCCAGGCGGATGGGCTGGCGGGGCTGCGTCGTTGCTATCGCCGCGTGGGCGATCTGCTTGCTTATGGCCGCGATGTGTTGCCGCAGTCACGGCTGTTGACCCTGAACCGCTATCGCCTGCCAGTGATGCTCTGGCGCCATCGCAACGACGATGCCCTCGACGAGCTGCTCAACCCCCTGCGTAAAGTACTGGCCAAAGACGGCAACGGCCAACTGCTGGCAACGCTGCGCAGTTGGTGCGATCACGACGGGCAAAGCCAGGCCTGCGCCGATGCCCTGGGCATTCACCGCAACAGCCTGCGCTACCGCATGGAGCGCATTGCCGAACTCAGCGGTGTCGACCCATTGACCCTGGATGGGATGCTGGCGTTGTACCTCGGCGTGCAGTTGTTGCCCCAATCTTTGTCGGAATGA
- a CDS encoding MFS transporter translates to MSQSAAATLATDDDKNAIYKRITLRLIPFIFICYLFNYLDRVNVGFAKLQMLDALKFSETVYGLGAGIFFIGYVLCGVPSNLALTKFGPRRWIALMMIVWGTLSTCLLFVTTPTHFYTLRLFTGAAEAGFFPGVVLYLSQWFPTFRRGRIMALFMSAIPVSGLLGSPFSGWILNHFAAGQGGLAGWQWMFLLQGIPTVILGALAYFLLSDSFANAKWLKPHERAVLEADQATDLANKPKTTTDSLAEVFKNPAIWAFGLIYFCIQSGVYAINFWLPSIIKNLGFSDNLVIGWLSAIPYLLAAVFMLLVGRSADLRKERRWHLVVPMLMGAIGLVIAVNFATTPAIAILGLTIATMGALTGLPMFWPVPTAMLSAGAAAGGLALINSMGQMAGFLSPYIVGFVKDATGSTDVALYLLAAVIVAGSVLALRMTRTLKA, encoded by the coding sequence ATGTCACAGAGCGCCGCAGCCACACTGGCCACCGATGACGATAAAAACGCCATCTACAAGCGCATTACCCTGCGCCTGATCCCCTTCATTTTCATCTGCTATCTGTTCAACTACCTCGACCGGGTAAACGTTGGCTTTGCCAAGTTACAGATGCTCGATGCACTCAAATTCAGCGAAACCGTGTACGGCCTTGGTGCCGGGATCTTCTTTATCGGCTACGTGCTGTGCGGCGTGCCGAGCAACCTGGCGCTGACCAAGTTCGGTCCACGGCGCTGGATTGCGTTGATGATGATCGTCTGGGGCACGCTGTCCACCTGCCTGCTGTTCGTCACCACGCCGACGCATTTCTACACCCTGCGCCTGTTTACCGGTGCCGCCGAAGCCGGCTTCTTCCCTGGCGTGGTGCTGTACCTCTCGCAGTGGTTCCCGACGTTCCGCCGTGGGCGGATCATGGCGTTGTTCATGTCGGCCATCCCGGTGTCCGGCCTGCTGGGCAGCCCGTTTTCCGGCTGGATCCTCAACCACTTCGCGGCCGGCCAAGGCGGCCTGGCCGGTTGGCAGTGGATGTTCCTGCTGCAAGGTATCCCGACCGTGATCCTGGGCGCCCTCGCCTACTTCCTGCTCAGTGACAGCTTTGCCAATGCCAAGTGGCTCAAGCCCCACGAGCGTGCGGTCCTGGAAGCCGACCAGGCGACCGACCTGGCCAACAAGCCGAAAACCACCACCGATTCGCTCGCCGAAGTGTTCAAGAACCCGGCGATCTGGGCGTTCGGCCTGATCTACTTCTGCATCCAGAGCGGCGTGTACGCGATCAACTTCTGGCTGCCGTCGATCATCAAGAACCTGGGGTTCAGCGATAACCTGGTGATTGGCTGGCTCAGTGCGATCCCCTATCTGCTGGCGGCGGTGTTCATGTTGCTGGTGGGGCGTTCCGCCGACTTGCGCAAAGAGCGTCGCTGGCACTTGGTGGTGCCGATGTTGATGGGCGCTATCGGCCTGGTGATTGCGGTGAACTTCGCCACCACCCCGGCGATTGCAATCCTCGGCCTGACCATCGCCACCATGGGCGCACTGACCGGCCTGCCAATGTTCTGGCCGGTGCCCACCGCCATGCTCAGTGCCGGCGCGGCAGCAGGTGGCCTGGCGTTGATCAACTCCATGGGCCAAATGGCCGGCTTCCTCAGCCCGTACATCGTCGGCTTTGTGAAGGATGCCACCGGGTCCACGGATGTGGCGCTATACCTGCTGGCAGCGGTGATCGTCGCCGGTAGCGTATTGGCGCTGCGAATGACCCGTACCCTCAAGGCGTAA